From the Bos taurus isolate L1 Dominette 01449 registration number 42190680 breed Hereford chromosome 22, ARS-UCD2.0, whole genome shotgun sequence genome, one window contains:
- the DHX30 gene encoding ATP-dependent RNA helicase DHX30 isoform X4: protein MPPTSWRQLNPESIRPGGPGGLSRSLGREEEEDEEEELEEGTIDVTEFLSMTQQDSHAPLRDSRGGSFEMTDDDSAIRALTQFPLPKNLLAKVIQIATSSSTAKNLMQFHTVGTKTKLSTLTLLWPCPMTFVAKGRRKAEAENKAAALACKKLKSLGLVDRNNEPLTHAMYNLASLRELGETQRRPCTIQVPEPILRKIETFLNHYPVESSWISSELRLQGEDILPLGKDSGPLSDPITGKPYVPLSEAEELRLSQSLLELWRRRGPVWQEAPQLPVDPHRDTILNAIEQHPVVVIAGDTGCGKTTRIPQLLLERYVTEGRGARCNVIITQPRRISAVSVAQRVSHELGPSLRRNVGFQVRLESKPPARGGALLFCTVGILLRKLQSNPSLEGVSHVVVDEVHERDVNTDFLLILLKGLQRLNPALRLVLMSATGDNERFSRYFGGCPVIKVPGFMYPVKEHYLEDILAKLGKHQYPHRHRHHESEDECALDLDLVTDLVLHIDARGEPGGILCFLPGWQEIKGVQQRLQEALGMHESKYLILPVHSNIPMMDQKAIFQQPPIGVRKIVLATNIAETSITINDIVHVVDSGLHKEERYDLKTKVSCLETVWVSRANVIQRRGRAGRCQSGFAYHLFPRSRLEKMAPFQVPEILRTPLENLVLQAKIHMPEKTAVEFLSKAVDSPNIKAVDEAVILLQEIGVLDQREYLTTLGQRLAHISTDPRLAKAIVLAAIFRCLHPLLVVVSCLTRDPFSSSLQNRAEVDKVKALLSHDSGSDHLAFVRAVSGWEEVLRWQDRSSRENYLEENLLYAPSLRFIHGLIKQFSENIYEAFLVGKPSDCTLASAQCNEYSEEEELVKGVLMAGLYPNLIQVRQGKVTRQGKFKPNSVTYRTKSGNILLHKSTINREATRLRSRWLTYFMAVKSNGSVFVRDSSQVHPLAVLLLTDGDVHIRDDGRRATISLSDSDLLRLEGDSRTVRLLRELRRALGRMVERSLRSELAALPPCVQEEHGQLLALLAELLRGPCGSFDVRKTADD, encoded by the exons ATGCCACCCACTTCCTGGCGGCAGCTGAATCCTGAGAGCATCCGGCCAGGGGGACCTGGGGGCCTGTCCCGCTCCTTGGGtcgggaggaagaggaggatgaggaggaagaaCTAGAAGAAGGGACCATCGATGTCACTGAATTTCTGTCTATGACCCAGCAGGACTCCCACGCCCCACTCAGGGATTCCAG GGGGGGTTCCTTTGAAATGACAGATGACGACAGTGCTATTAGGGCTCTGACCCAGTTTCCACTTCCCAAGAACCTTCTGGCCAAGGTGATTCAGATAGCAACATCCTCCTCCACAGCCAAG AACCTCATGCAGTTCCACACCGTGGGCACCAAGACCAAGCTGTCCACCCTCACCCTGCTCTGGCCCTGTCCCATGACCTTCGTGGCCAAGGGGCGTCGCAAAGCAGAGGCAGAGAATAAAGCGGCAGCCTTGGCTTGTAAGAAACTGAAG AGCCTGGGACTGGTGGACCGGAACAACGAGCCGCTCACCCACGCCATGTATAACTTGGCCTCCTTGCGAGAGCTGGGTGAGACCCAGCGCCGGCCGTGTACCATCCAGGTGCCTGAGCCCATCCTCCGCAAGATCGAGACCTTCCTTAACCAT TACCCCGTGGAGAGTTCGTGGATCTCCTCAGAGCTCCGGCTGCAGGGTGAGGACATCCTGCCCTTGGGCAAGGACTCGGGGCCCCTGAGTGACCCCATCACAGGCAAGCCCTACGTGCCGCTGTCAGAAGCGGAGGAGCTGCGTCTGAGCCAGAGTCTGCTGGAGCTGTGGCGGCGGCGAGGGCCAGTCTGGCAGGAGGCACCCCAGCTCCCCGTGGACCCTCATCGGGACACCATCCTCAATGCCATCGAGCAGCACCCAGTGGTGGTCATTGCTGGGGACACGGGCTGTGGGAAGACCACGCGCATCCCCCAGCTGCTACTGGAGCGCTACGTGACCGAGGGCCGCGGTGCGCGCTGCAACGTGATCATCACCCAGCCCCGCCGCATCTCGGCCGTGTCTGTGGCGCAGCGCGTCAGCCATGAACTGGGCCCTTCCCTGCGCCGGAACGTAGGCTTCCAGGTGCGGTTGGAAAGCAAGCCTCCGGCCCGAGGAGGGGCCCTGCTGTTCTGCACGGTGGGCATACTGCTGCGGAAGCTGCAGAGCAACCCCAGCCTGGAGGGCGTGAGCCACGTGGTCGTGGACGAGGTGCACGAGCGAGACGTGAACACGGACTTCCTGCTGATCCTGCTCAAGGGCCTGCAGCGGCTCAACCCGGCTCTGCGCTTGGTGCTCATGAGCGCCACTGGCGACAACGAGCGTTTCTCCCGCTACTTTGGTGGCTGCCCTGTCATCAAGGTCCCCGGCTTCATGTACCCCGTCAAGGAGCACTACCTGGAGGACATCCTGGCCAAGCTGGGCAAGCACCAGTACCCGCACCGGCACCGGCACCACGAG TCTGAGGATGAATGCGCTCTCGATTTGGACCTCGTGACTGATCTGGTTCTGCACATCGATGCCCGCGGGGAACCAG GTGGGATCCTCTGCTTCCTGCCGGGCTGGCAAGAGATCAAAGGAGTCCAGCAACGCCTCCAGGAGGCCCTGGGCATGCACGAGAGCAAGTACCTCATTCTGCCAG TGCACTCCAACATCCCGATGATGGACCAGAAGGCCATATTCCAGCAGCCTCCCATTGGGGTACGCAAGATCGTCTTGGCCACCAACATCGCCGAGACGTCCATTACGATCAATGACATCGTGCACGTGGTGGACAGCGGTCTGCACAAGGAGGAACGCTACGACCTGAAGACCAAG GTTTCCTGCCTGGAGACCGTGTGGGTGTCACGAGCCAATGTGATCCAGCGCCGGGGCCGGGCGGGCCGCTGCCAGTCTGGCTTTGCCTACCACCTCTTCCCGCGGAGCCGGCTGGAGAAGATGGCTCCTTTCCAAGTGCCAGAGATCCTGCGCACACCCCTGGAGAACCTGGTGCTGCAGGCCAAGATCCACATGCCAGAGAAGACG GCAGTGGAGTTCCTCTCCAAGGCCGTAGACAGTCCAAACATCAAGGCGGTGGACGAGGCCGTGATCTTGCTCCAGGAGATTG GGGTTCTGGACCAGCGGGAGTACCTGACCACCCTGGGGCAGCGCCTGGCCCACATCTCCACTGACCCGCGGCTGGCCAAGGCCATCGTGCTGGCTGCCATCTTCCGTTGCCTGCACCCGCTGTTAGTGGTCGTCTCGTGCCTCACCCGGGACCCCTTCAGCAGCAGCCTGCAGAACCGGGCGGAGGTGGACAAG GTGAAAGCACTATTGAGCCACGACAGCGGCAGTGACCACCTGGCCTTCGTGCGGGCGGTGTCGGGCTGGGAGGAGGTGCTGCGCTGGCAGGATCGCAGCTCCCGTGAGAACTACCTGGAGGAGAACCTGCTCTACGCACCCAGCCTGCGCTTCATCCACG GACTCATCAAGCAGTTCTCAGAGAACATTTATGAGGCTTTCCTGGTTGGGAAGCCCTCGGACTgcaccctggcctctgcccagtGCAACGAGTAcagtgaggaggaggagctggtgaAGGGGGTGCTGATGGCGGGTCTCTACCCCAACCTCATCCAG GTGAGGCAGGGCAAGGTGACCCGGCAGGGCAAGTTCAAGCCCAACAGTGTCACGTACAGGACCAAATCCGGCAACATCTTGCTGCACAAGTCGACCATTAACAG GGAGGCCACCCGGCTGCGGAGCCGATGGCTGACGTATTTCATGGCTGTCAAGTCCAACGGCAGCGTCTTCGTCCGGGACTCCTCCCAGGTGCACCCGCTAGCCGTGCTGCTGCTGACCGACGGGGACGTCCACATCCGTG ATGACGGGCGCCGGGCCACCATTTCCCTGAGTGACAGTGACCTGCTGCGGCTGGAGGGTGACTCGCGCACCGTGCGGCTGCTGCGGGAGCTGCGCCGGGCCCTGGGCCGCATGGTGGAGCGGAGCCTGCGCAGCGAGCTGGCGGCATTGCCGCCCTGTGTGCAGGAGGAGCATGGGCAGCTGCTCGCCCTGCTGGCGGAGCTGCTGCGCGGGCCCTGCGGCAGCTTTGATGTGCGCAAGACCGCTGACGACTGA